A genomic region of Elaeis guineensis isolate ETL-2024a chromosome 9, EG11, whole genome shotgun sequence contains the following coding sequences:
- the LOC140851505 gene encoding NAC domain-containing protein 2-like: MMVPAVADDLTGWTFEPEKGELIEQDGEEPRGTEMMFPGVADLTGWTLDPEEEELIEHYLGPKVLGEQKPYLCFIPELDVYATEPWNLGIEFRHGKNRDSFFCFTRVARSAASNGRLTRGAGNGTWHARGKSRLIHCNGEVAGRKMASLKFMLRAKNGGKPVATCWIMHEYRLLQPPIDDQGREMVLYRIQKTGTGLSDDRQISTIIYK; encoded by the exons ATGATGGTTCCTGCGGTTGCTGATGATCTTACCGGGTGGACGTTCGAACCCGAAAAAGGAGAACTGATCGAGCAAGATGGAGAAGAACCGAGAGGAACAGAGATGATGTTTCCTGGGGTAGCTGATCTTACCGGGTGGACGTTGGACCCGGAAGAAGAAGAACTGATCGAGCATTATCTTGGTCCCAAGGTTCTCGGGGAGCAGAAACCTTATCTCTGTTTTATCCCCGAGCTCGACGTGTACGCCACGGAGCCTTGGAATCTTGGAA TTGAATTCAGGCATGGGAAGAACAGAGATTCGTTCTTTTGCTTCACCCGGGTTGCTCGGTCCGCCGCCTCCAATGGCAGGTTGACGCGCGGTGCTGGGAACGGCACGTGGCATGCCCGTGGTAAGAGCAGGCTTATCCACTGCAACGGCGAGGTTGCTGGGCGAAAGATGGCCAGTCTCAAGTTTATGCTACGAGCAAAGAACGGTGGGAAGCCTGTGGCCACTTGTTGGATAATGCACGAGTACCGGCTCCTTCAACCTCCGATCGACGACCAAGGCAGGGAGATGGTGCTCTACCGCATCCAGAAGACTGGGACGGGTTTGAGCGATGACCGTCAAATATCAACTATCATATACAAGTGA